CCTGACCCCGTTCGCTAAAGCCAAGGTCCTCATAGATCACCAGCTCCGTCGGCGTGAAACAGTCGTGCACCTCCGCCATGCTGATCTCTTTGCGGGGATTGGTAATGCCAGCCTCCTTGTAGGCCGCCGTGGCCGCCATCACATTCTCCTTGATGCTGGTGAAATCGAAATCCTGCTTGATCGCGCCGTAACTGGTACCTGCCGCAACGGAAAGGGCCTTCACATAAATCGGATCTTTGCGGTATTTGCGGGCATTTTCGGAACGCACGATGATCGCCGCGGCTGCGCCGTCCGACACCCCGGAACAGTCGAAAATGCCCAAAGGCGCCGCCACCATGGGCGCATTCATGATCTGCTCCATGGAAACCTCTTTCTGGAATTGCGCTTTCGGATTCAGCGCGCCGTTCTTGTGGTTTTTCCAGGCAATGCGCGAGATGACCTCTTTCCCCAGTTTCGGATCCAGGCCGTACCGGTTGAAGTAAGCGGTCGCCAGGAAAGAGAAGGAGGCCGGAGCGGTAATGTTCGGCCTGGTTCCGTCGGGGTCCGGATCAGTGTTTGGAAGGCCGCTGATTCCGGAATCCTTCAGTTTTTCCACGCCAACGGCCAGAACCATGTCGTACACCCCGGAGGCCACCGCGTAACAAGCATTGCGAAAAGCTTCCGAACCGGAAGCGCATTTGTTCTCCACCCGCGTGATCGGAATAAACGGCGTCTTCAAGGTTTTGGATACCATCAGCCCCGAACTGGCGGAAAGAAGCGTGCCGAACCAGGCCGCCTCGATTTGCTTCGGTTCAATCCCCGCATCCTCATAAGCCTCCAGTACAGCTTCCAGGATCAGGTCCTCCGGTCCTTTGTCCCAATGCTCACCGAACTTCGTACAACCCATGCCGATGACCGCGACGCGATCGGCGATCCCTTTTGCCATCGGTTACCCCTCCCCTATCGTTTGGGCCGCACTTTCCAAGTGTAGTTATGAATGTTGCCCGCCTCATACAGGTGGCGGAACGTCATCTCCACTTCCATCCCGACATGCAGCCCGTCCAGTTGATAATCCACCAGCTCCGCAATCATCCGTCCGCCGCCCTCAAAATCGACCACCACAAACGTGGTGGGGGGATCGGGTGAGACGGTCAGATAATCGGACGTATAGGTGACAATCCTGGCTTTTTTGCCGACAAACCGGTACGGTTCCATCTGATCCACGGCCCCGCACTCGATACAGACGCGCTGGCGGGGATA
This genomic stretch from Bacillus thermozeamaize harbors:
- a CDS encoding acetyl-CoA acetyltransferase; protein product: MAKGIADRVAVIGMGCTKFGEHWDKGPEDLILEAVLEAYEDAGIEPKQIEAAWFGTLLSASSGLMVSKTLKTPFIPITRVENKCASGSEAFRNACYAVASGVYDMVLAVGVEKLKDSGISGLPNTDPDPDGTRPNITAPASFSFLATAYFNRYGLDPKLGKEVISRIAWKNHKNGALNPKAQFQKEVSMEQIMNAPMVAAPLGIFDCSGVSDGAAAAIIVRSENARKYRKDPIYVKALSVAAGTSYGAIKQDFDFTSIKENVMAATAAYKEAGITNPRKEISMAEVHDCFTPTELVIYEDLGFSERGQGWKDVLNGVFDLDGELPVNPDGGLKSFGHPIGASGLRMLYEMYKQLQGKAGPRQIDNPRLGLTHNLGGRPWECVAFVSIVGKELG